The following DNA comes from Cololabis saira isolate AMF1-May2022 chromosome 7, fColSai1.1, whole genome shotgun sequence.
ATCCGGGctttgtttttgatgtttttagCCCTGTTAGCATAGCGCAGGGTACTGATGGTCTCATCATAGTTGTAGTCTGCAGGGCCTATATTTGCACACTAGTGGGGAGAGGCAAACATGTAATATGATATCAACCTTGAACATTTCAACACCAGAACCTTTGGGCTTCATCAAATCTAAAACCACACTAAGTTTTCTCATGTTGAGTATGGGATTACAAACTGGTCGTTCTCTACCACAGTCGCAGTAAGGCAGATTGAATCGCTTTACAAAAGAGCAATTAAAATATTTGATAAAAAACCTATATCGCATCACCACTGTCACATACTCCAGAAACATAGCTTTCTTAGTTTTGAGAACTTCACTAAATTTAAGTATGCCTGTGCAATATATAAAATACTAAAAGGGTTGGCACCGCCTCCCTTGTCGGACTATgtcaaacaaaaatgaaaatagcAGCTACACGACCAGGGCCGCCACAAGAGGGGACTGTATAATCCTGTTCAGGCGCACATCATGTGGGCAGGCTGTACTCTCGGTTGCAGGTAGCCACATATGGAATACTACGCTCTCTGTGATCCGCGACTGTAACACATATGGGACATTCAAAactaacttaaaaaaatggttAATAAGTAACCAAACTTGTTAGCATTGTTGATATGCAATGTATGgtccttattttctttttcttacttattattatgattaattTCTATCTATCATCACTTCTGTATTTAAGGCAGTCTGGTTCCCTCCTCCACTGCTTATCTATTAACTACCTCACAATATAACTGACAACCACAACTAGTCACAATTATAACAATAACTAAGTACCGGACTGCATTGCTGCAATCTCAAACTTCATCTACACACCCCGTACAGACCCCTACAAACAttattctttgtttatttatttataatttttatttacttacttacttagttTACTtacctattttatttttttttttacttattttgttTTGCATGTACCATAATCATGTACTGGCAGCACTTTAACATTTacctatttattattatttatcatgtACCACAGCAGGTACAAAATAGCACTACAGCACTTTAGTTCTCAAACCATTCATTTCCCCAGCACTGTTTTTATCGTCATTGACCTCTATTGTGAATGCATATGCTATGTTATGTGTGCTatattgttggtttttttttgtgattgttattattattgtttgtatgACTTTTGCTGATTACATCTGGCAGGGGGACTACCGATGTAAACCAGCCTAGGGCTGCAATCTGGGTGCATctacattgtttttttaaatgctgattGATGTACATTGTCCCTTACCAAAGAAATGAATTGAAAGTAGATCAACTACAATACGTCATAACAAAcagttgtttttattgtttcttttaGCAGGTGTTAAAAAGTTGAACTGCAAATATATATCATCTCCCTTTTTTATGAACAGCTCCAACACAGATCTTTGAAATAATCTTAAAAGGGTAAATTCTGACAGTTCTTTCAAACTTTAGCCATACCATCATGGTTTTGGAGTTTCCTCCGAGTGAATCTTGGAGAAGACGAGTCAGCTTTGAATTCCTGTATGGAACGTGTGTGCTCTTTCCATCCACCAGAGCAGAAATGACATTTCCCagagtggagagagagagattgatCTTTGTTGCTTCCTTCAAACGTTGGCCTGTGGCTCCGGTCTTACCCTGTCTTTCTGAACCCTGTGTAGACCCGATGGTACATGATAAGGGCAATGGTCTAGTTGCACCAGTTTCATCTCATTGCAAAGGAAGTCGTTTTTTTAACTTATACATACTGCTAGATCGACCAGATGCAGTTTTCCCATGCGCACATGCTGGTTTCCATCCACACCCTTCTCACTGCACTCGATGGTGATGGTGAAGATAGCATGAGAGCGGGAGCTGTGCTCATTCATGTTTGTAGCACCAACAGAACctaaatacaaaacaaattatatCTGGTCAGTGCATATTTACGCAATTTAAAACATAAGCTAAAACTGGACTTGATAGTGATCACCTTTGGACCACATTAGTACCATACAGTCTTCTCCTTCGTTAATCACTGAGTTTTAGTGATCACATAACACTAAAAAATAGCAGCTTCTCTCTTAAGTCTCTGAGCAAGCACTGGATGGCATTCTTCCTGCGCTGTAAACAGCATCTACACCAGCAGAGGCTGGCTTTATACTCAGTTGTTTGTTCAACTCTGGCGATTTCCAAGGCGTTCAAGTAAAAAGGGACTGGAATGTTTGGCAATacttcatttctttttaaatcaaatacataCCCTTCCTGATAATCACAGAAGTAGCTAGTTTGACGGCTCCAATGGGTTTTTTCTCTGACTGTTGGCATTTTTtattattcaggttttaaatgtttgtcttttttatacCCTACTTGGCCGTAGCTCAATGACTGCAACTTCTTTCACCATCtaatcttttcttatttttatgctCACTTGTCCTACTTCTGGGACACTTTTCTTAGGACACCCACCATCCCTCTCCCCTTTCAAGCCTCCTGGCTCTACTTTAAGTTTAGGTTTAAGACTACAATCACAAGATCACATCCAGGTTTCTGGCATTATTCACCACCTGCTTCTGTGGCTGAGTTGCTATAGGTATTTAGAAGTCTACAATCCAAATTTTGGACAACCTAACTTTTCCAATATTcataagagaaataaaaaaaacaaaaacaacctcaTATTTGGGTCAGTACGGAACTTCTTTATTTTCTGGGTTCTGTGCTTACGGTTTTTGTGGCCCAGGGTCATTATTCTGTCCATGTCATCAGCATTATTCACCACATAACCAGATAGGTCCTTAATGTAGACGCCTACATCTGGCCTCTCTTTTACCtgcgacaaaaaaaaagatctttatcAGAAAAAAACTGGTTGTGAAAGTCAAGCCATTCTCTTCAAATGTTACATCTGTGTAAAACTCTGACAGTGCCCTTTGAGAACACTCTTAAAACACTTTTGCTTTTACTGATTACATCTGATCATCCAGTTACCTCCAACCTCTGCATCTGGTCCTTGCCCAACAAGTCCCGGACCTCCTCATTATAAATCTCCAGGTACGAAACACGAActaaaaatctgtgaaatttgAAACATCATCAGTTTAAATGGTACAAATTTTAGTTTTTGATTAAAAACTAGTGCCATATGTGCTGCTTTACAAGAGCTTTGTTAAGATGGTTGTACTCTATTAATAGGATCTCAATCACGAGGGGaagaaaaatgtaatacaaatttaaaaaaagataaaacaaaatagCTTCCCGTGAGCAATCTAATCAAAGAATTGTGTGTAGAAGACAAAGAAATCAATGACCTAATTTGCTTCTGCAGAGCAGAACAGATTCAGTTGATTTACTGGTCAAATCTGATTCCTTCGCTAGTTAGCAAAATAGTCCTATCCTATTGATGCAATGCAAAATTGccgtatttactgtttaattcggacaaaatatatataacttGGCAGTGGTAGATTAATTTTACTCCACTCGGCTCAAATAACTCTTTAGCTCAGAAATAAATCATATGCAAGCAAAATGCAAAGCTAATGCTCAATGTTTATGTATATAAATGAACACTGAATGAAATGTGAGAGACAGCATTTTCTCATACCCCGTGACTTGTGTTGTGGAGTGTATCTGAGTACATCCAAGTTAcaaagaataagacttgagagatagCCAGATTTCACTAGATTTAATTAGCCATTTGCATGCAAATaggtcagaacatacatcaggcgtctcgatgcagaatgacaatgaagaAAGGGAAGCAGAATAGTTTTAGGGCATAaatgatgattcattcttacgattcTGGTAGACAAATCATTGTAACCTCAGAGCTAATCTTTTAGGGGCAAAGTATCAGTCCGCACACTGTACAGGCCAAGGCTAAAATGCTCCTCCCAGTAGTTTTGGTTTAAACCAAGTGGCAAGGCAAAATTTTCAATCACAGTTTATTAACAGGGGTTTTTAAATTAGTGGGTGTTTCTTGAGGAGACAACTTTTAAACCGGTGTTTAGAAAAATGAGAGAAAATGACTCCTGAGAGGGCTTGCTCACTGCTTCAACTCTTACCTAGTGTCACCTTCTGCCTTGGCGATATGACCAAAAATATGAGCGAAAGAATTTGGGATGATCCCTCTGAGTTCTGGTACTGCTCTCACTCCTTCCATGGTAAATGTTTTTCCTGTGCCAGTTTGCCCATATGCAAAGATTGTGCCTGAAACACATATCAGACAACAAAAGAACCATTACAAATAATGTCTGTGAAGCCTAGACTAGCATCAGTTGATAATGGCATATCATTATTAAAGATATTCATAGGAATAGTTTAATAAAACTGAATATAGTCACAATCACTGTACCATTATATCCCTCCAGAACAGAATCAACAATGGGACGAGCTGTGAGGTTGTAGACATCCAGCTGTTTGCTTTCGGGTCCAAACACTGTGTCAAATGTAAAGGTTTTTGGGGGGTCCTGGGGAGTCTCCAGTTTGTTCACTGTTATGGTCCCACGGTTCTCGTCCACTATGACGGCCGGCCTGTGGCCCATCATTTTCTCTTTCTGGTTGAGGGGACGACATCTCACTACAACCTTCACATTATCCATGATCTCCGGTTTGTCATGCTTATTGCTCTGAAAGAAATCAGAAAAatacatcagaatcagaaagaagtttattgccaagtagttttttttttaaacaatattattatacatttttcaCTTCTACAAGTAAAGAATGGATACATAATATGAGCCACAGAAATAACAagcaaaacaggcaaacaaagaaacagaacaaaaaaacaaaacaccagcTCAGATCCATATAAATAATACCCTGGGTTACAGTAAAAATGTACGGTATGATCAGTCAAGAAAATCCCTGCAACATGATATTAGAGACATCAGGATCCACATAGTTCAAGTAGGGCTCCCAAACTTTATAGAATTGGTCTGTTTTTGAATGTAATACACATGTAAGGTACTCTAATGGCACTAGATCAAACACCACTCTTTGCCAGCCTTTAACAGTTGGTACTTTTTCATTGATCCACTGCATTAAAATATTCTTCCTCGCTGCATAAGTAAGATTACAATTCAGCCTCCTATTATGTTTTGATGTTAAGTTTCTTGGGAGGCCCAATACGAGAGATACAGGTTCCATCTCCTGTTTTAAACCCAATATCTTCTCCATTTCAGATAGAACATTAGACCAATACATTTGCAGTCTACAACATGACCAAAAACAATAAGTTAGGGTACCAATTTCTATCTTGCATTTAAGGCACATGGGTGAGAGAGTAGCATTGAAGTGATGTCTACGGTTAGGGGATATGTGCATTCTGTATAATTTTTAACTACCAAGTAgttttttaacacacacaaggaatttgtaaataatattaaagggagatataaaatataaagtaaaaagagagaagagaaaaacatgCAATAACACAAGGATGTGCATAGTGTGTATGTCAATGTCATTCACCAaagctgaaaaataaaatggtatAGTATAAAACATGCTGTTGTTCAGTAATTACATTTATTCTTTAAGCTTTAATATAAACTATTACTGGGAATCATAATAtacaactagggttgccaaccgttccttgaaaaacggaatcatcccgtatttataaactaaaatacgcgtcccgtattgagctgaaaagggacgcactttgtcccttATTattgtgagagtcaaaaaatagtcataaaatggcattgagctgttgagttcacaagtatttttttctgttttagtacaactgtagcctacagtcatggcctttgaggcacaaatatgtttacaggttttctacagactttctgtttgcagttttgttattgcactaaaaatgtgcactattacagaatggatgttctgctttctttctattgttttatattaatttatacaattttaagttaagcaggacaggtttctgtttaagaaagatacttattttattcagttcattttgttattttgtatttaagtgaattgctggataataatttgtttccatgtgttcatggcattcaaaaatatgaatctaattcaattcaggttcgagtccaATAgttcgtttcactcacaaaaaaagaggCTACAAAAATTCACCacaccaggaagggtgaaggtgtccattatttatttttcagggagttggcaacactaATTACAACATCATTTTAGCAGCATTGGTAGCTTGTTGGGTAAAGCCtggacgcagccctacgccgtagggtacggcgtagggtacgcaaaGACGCGCACCGCCTACGCCGAggtctctgcgtcggtgtaacgcggaaccatgaatcagccttaaAACCTCAGGGAGGCTAACTAGCGCTGATGCTGCAGACCTTTGCTGGTTTCTACGCAGTTTCATTGTCACACTGGCGTTTAATGACACGTGTCAAAAGGAGATACAAATAAAACCCAACTCGGAGAACAATTACAATCCCGGTGTTTGCTACAAGGAGGATAATTGGAGAAGCTAACGTTGCTAAGGGAAGGGAGGGACCCCGTCAAACAAAACACAAGCTCCAACGCAGATTCACGACTTACCGGCATACTGAGAGCCTAAAATACGATTACAGTGTGGCGATAACAGGCCGAAAGGCGTTAATTGTTCATTTGACTCCAGGTTACACGTAAAATGAGTGCAGTAGCGATGAGTCTGCTT
Coding sequences within:
- the kif3a gene encoding kinesin-like protein KIF3A, translated to MPSNKHDKPEIMDNVKVVVRCRPLNQKEKMMGHRPAVIVDENRGTITVNKLETPQDPPKTFTFDTVFGPESKQLDVYNLTARPIVDSVLEGYNGTIFAYGQTGTGKTFTMEGVRAVPELRGIIPNSFAHIFGHIAKAEGDTRFLVRVSYLEIYNEEVRDLLGKDQMQRLEVKERPDVGVYIKDLSGYVVNNADDMDRIMTLGHKNRSVGATNMNEHSSRSHAIFTITIECSEKGVDGNQHVRMGKLHLVDLAGSERQGKTGATGQRLKEATKINLSLSTLGNVISALVDGKSTHVPYRNSKLTRLLQDSLGGNSKTMMCANIGPADYNYDETISTLRYANRAKNIKNKARINEDPKDALLRQFQKEIEELKKKLEEGEEISGSEASGSEEMDEGDDVGGEPGEVRRRKRGRKKVSPDKMVEMQAKIEEERKALEAKLDMEEEERNKARAELEKREKDLLKAQQEHHLLLEKLSALEKKVIVGGVDLLAKAEEQEKLLEESNNELEERRRRAEQLRRELEEKEQERLDIEEKYTSLQEEAQGKTKKLKKVWTMLMAAKSEMADLQQEHNREIEGLLENIRQLSRELRLQMLIIDNFIPQEYQEMIENYVHWNEDIGEWQLKCVAYTGNNMRKQTPAPDKKEKDPFEVDLSHVYLAYTEESMRQSLMKLERPRTSKSSKSSRPKTGRRKRSTKPDAVLESLLQ